A single window of Chloracidobacterium sp. DNA harbors:
- a CDS encoding Fic family protein, with the protein MLKIDTLQITPELLALITEIDEFKGAWRSLGSLAPERLKALRRVATIESIGSSTRIEGSKLTDREVERLLANLEIKKFGSRDEQEVAGYASVMETVFADWQEIPINENYIKQLHRDLLFQSEKDERHRGEYKKMSNSVVAFDEGRKQIGIVFETATPFDTPRLMAELIAWLAEARDLRRLHPLLIVTIFIVVFLEIHPFQDGNGRLSRVLTTLLLLQSGYAYVPYSSLESVIENSKEGYYLALRQTQGTIRTDSPNWQPWLMFFMRALQQQMRRLAIKVEREKIVIADLPELAVRILDYARDQGRVTMRDMVRATGASGNTLKEHFRSLVENKLLVRHGAGRSTWYDLP; encoded by the coding sequence ATGTTGAAGATAGACACCTTACAGATAACGCCGGAATTGCTCGCGTTGATCACGGAAATAGATGAATTCAAAGGAGCGTGGCGCTCTCTCGGCAGCCTTGCTCCGGAACGCCTAAAGGCGCTGCGCCGCGTAGCCACTATTGAAAGCATAGGTTCATCAACCCGCATCGAGGGCAGCAAGTTGACCGACCGCGAGGTCGAGCGTTTGCTTGCCAACCTCGAAATCAAGAAGTTCGGAAGCCGCGACGAGCAGGAAGTTGCCGGTTATGCCAGCGTCATGGAAACCGTCTTTGCCGACTGGCAAGAGATTCCCATCAACGAAAACTATATCAAGCAGCTTCACCGTGACCTTCTGTTCCAAAGCGAGAAGGACGAGCGGCACCGTGGCGAATACAAAAAAATGTCCAACAGCGTTGTCGCTTTCGACGAAGGCAGAAAGCAGATCGGCATTGTTTTCGAGACCGCAACACCGTTCGATACGCCGCGCCTTATGGCCGAACTTATCGCCTGGCTTGCGGAAGCACGCGACTTGCGCCGATTGCATCCTCTGCTGATTGTCACCATATTCATTGTTGTGTTCCTGGAGATTCACCCATTCCAAGACGGCAACGGACGCCTGAGCCGTGTTCTTACCACGTTGCTCCTACTGCAATCAGGCTATGCCTATGTCCCGTATAGCTCTCTTGAAAGCGTTATCGAGAACAGCAAGGAAGGGTACTATCTGGCCTTGCGCCAGACGCAAGGTACCATTCGGACTGACTCTCCGAACTGGCAGCCATGGTTAATGTTTTTCATGCGAGCCTTGCAGCAGCAAATGCGCCGCTTGGCCATAAAGGTAGAGCGCGAAAAGATTGTAATCGCCGACTTACCGGAATTGGCCGTCAGGATTCTGGACTATGCCCGCGACCAAGGCCGCGTGACCATGCGCGATATGGTACGAGCCACAGGTGCAAGCGGTAACACGCTCAAAGAGCATTTCCGCAGCCTGGTAGAGAACAAGTTACTGGTGCGCCACGGAGCAGGGCGATCAACCTGGTACGACTTACCGTAA